The window GCTTCGACAGAGTGCACGCTGAACACTTCTTTTATGTTATTTCTGAAATCGTCAGTGTTGTCCCCCATGGCCTTAAATGTGAATATAGTGGGGAATTCTATCAGTTCTTTCATGGAATTAGTCATTTTTCTCCTCCTCCAGAATAAGTATCATTCCGCTGACCTCTTTGACCTTTGCGGAATCGTTTTTATTAAAACTAATCGGGCTTTTTGCTTTCCAAAGTTCACCATGAATAAAAATATGCCCATGTCCGTCAGCCCAGTCCGATATGGTTCCGACCTTGCCCACCATGCCTTCCGAACCCGTTACGGTCTGCTTTTTATGGTCTTTCATAAGCAGTCTGCCCAGCAGTATCACCAGTGCGGCAATGGTTCCGATTACTCCGAAAATAAGCCAGAATGACACACCTATACCCATGTTGCCCTCTCTTGAAAACATAAGATACATGCCGAATCCCATACACGCAACTGCGGCCAGAGTCAGAAGTCCGAAACTGGGTATGAAAACCTCGGCCACCAGCAGCCCCAGGCCTGCAAGGATGAGCAGCAGAGCAAGGGTGTTCACGGGGATGATGTTTATTCCCGCCATGAACAGCACCAGAGCCACTATGCCTATTCCTGCGAAAACGAAGGTTCCGGGCATCTTGAATTCAAGGAATATAGCCGCAACCCCTATGAACAGCAAGAGGATAAGTATGTTGGGGTCGCTGAGGAAAAATGCCGTCTTCTGCATCGGCGTGGGTTTCAGCGTGGTTATTCCGCCCGCTTCGAATCCCAGTTTTGCGGCGGCCAGTTTGACCACTTCGGGGTTGGTGTTCGCCACTGCGTCTATCAGCCCATTTTCCAGAGCTTCTTTTGCCGTGTAGCTCACGGAATCGGTCACTGTGGCCACTGCGGCCTCGGCATTTCTGCCCCGCTTCTCTGCAATGGATTTTATGAACGCCACAGTGTCGTTCTCTATCTTCTGCGCCATCTCACCCTGAATATCCTTTCCGGATATGTCCACAGGGTGCGCCGCTCCGATGTTCGAGCCTTCCGCCATTGCGGCGTAGTTAGCCGACAGCGTTATAAAAGTTCCCGCCGAACCTGCCCTCGCTCCCTGAGGCGCAACAAAGACTATGACCGGTGTCTTCGTCTCCAGAAACATCTGGACTATCTTTCTGGTGGAATCCAGAAGCCCGCCGGGGGTATCTATACGCACCAGAAGTGCGGCATCCTCATCCGTGGCCTTTTGCAGAGCCTCTTTCAGATAGTTGTGGGTATACCCGCTGATTATGCCCTTCACATCCACAACAAGTATCTCTTTTGCCTGTGCGGAGGCGAAAACTGTCAGCAGAAGCAGGGACAAAAGCAGTTTTTTCATTTTATTTCCCGTCGGTTTTTTTCAGGCGGAAGAAACTTACACCCAGTTCGGGCACGAACTTTCTGTAATATTTAGTAGGCAGATAGTCGTCCAGCCTGTCTATGTATACAGTATTGTACACACTTTTCAAATCTTCAACAGGTTTCAGGTTTTCGGCTATCTCAAGAGCATAGTCTATCTGGTCGGTGGCCATGCACAGAGTGCCGCCGGGCTTGAGTTTTCTTGCCATCAGCTGAATAAACTCGGTTTTCAGCAGTCTGCGTTTCAGGTGTTTTTTCTTGGGCCAGGGGTCGGGGAAGTTCACATAAAAGTTGTCCACACAGCCGTCCTCAAGGATGGAAACTATAAATGTTGCGTCGAAATGCATCAGGCGGATGTTGTTATTCTTTATCTGTCTGGACTTGGTTATCGCACGGTTGAAGATCCGTTTCATAACCTCAAACCCCAGATAGTTCTGGTCGGGGTTCGCCTTGGCATATTCCGAGAGAAACTCGCCGTTGCCTATACCTATCTCAACGTTAAAGGGTCTGTCCGTGTCGAAAAAGTCTTTAGGTGTGAGACGCTCATATGCAGAGTATTCGCCGCCGTGGCTGAACTTCTGTATCTTTTCTATCTGCGGATAGAGTGCTTCGGAATAGAGAAATAAGTCGTTCTGAAAATTTAGCTGGATTTTAATTCGGTCTTCTGTCATTGTGTTCTTCCTTTGTTATAACATATGCAAAAAAGTGCTTGTTTGAATGCGGAAGTTATGCTAGCATTTTAAGCTCTTGAAATCAAGGAGGTAGGTAAGATGGCCAGAAGATGTGAAATCTGCGGTAAAGGCCCCATGTTCGGTCACCAGATCAGCCACGCTCATAATGTATCAAGAAGGGTGTTCTATCCCAATGTACATAAAATCAGAGTTGTTGTGGACGGTGAAGTAGTGCGTAAAACTGTATGCACTAAATGCATGAAAGCGGGCAAAGTTCAGAAAGCGTAAGTTTCTGTATCTGCCTCGTTTAAAGTTCTTTACTTAATGAAATGAAAATAAAAGCCTGCAATCTGCGGGCTTTTTTTCGTGGTCTTTCTCTGCGGTCAGGTGCCTGAAAAATTCGCCGTTTAATTCTTTTAATTTTTTGTTGATTTCTTTGACAAGACTATTTTTGTCTGTTAAAATTACTACTGAATTGATATTATTTGTTTTTTATTTTACGGGGAGAGCTGGATCTGTTGCAGATCTTATCGGTCTGCTGTCTGCTTATTTAGGGCTTTTGCGGATGAATGGTCATAACCCGTTTTTTGAATTTTAGGCAGGATGATCTGTCTGATAGAGGGAGGGATTATGATATCTTTTACTACTGTTGCAGTGTTTGAGTTTGTTCATGTGCTGGCTTTTCTTTTGTTGGGCGATATAGTTTTTTTCGGTGAACCGGGAATCTGGCTTGCCTACAACATCGCCATGGCAATCTACGTCTGTATCCTTATCTTTCTGGTCATAATCAACAGAGGTGATGAGCCTGAGATAAGCCCTGTGCCTTCCATTGCGAGCATGGACAAGGCTCTTTTCGAGTTCAGCAGGGACAACAAGGGGACATATCTCACAATATATGTCGTTCTGTTTGTCAGCATGCTCGGTCTGGGCAAGTTTGTTATCCGTGCCGGCGGGCTTCACCTGTAGGGGAGTTTTGAAATGCAGTGGTATCTGAAAGCATGGAAAAACTGGTCGGATTTTAAAGGCAGAGCAACCCGCACTGAATACTGGATGTTCACCCTGTTCAACTTTGCGGCATACGCAGTTCTGGGATTTCTGGATTTTTTCGCCGGACTCTCTCTTCTTGATGCGCTCTATTCTCTTGCTGTGCTTATTCCCCTTCTGGCGGTGACAGTGCGCAGACTCCACGACACAGACCGTTCCGGCTTCTGGATATTTATCCTGCTGGTTCCTTTCATAGGTCTGATAGTGCTGATAGTTTTTCTGGCGCAGGAAAGCCGCACGGACAACAGATACGGAACAAATCCCAAAAAGACCGCCGAATACTGATCACTTGCGGAAACAATATTTAAATTGTAATATCCGCATATGATAAAACGTCTGGCTCTTTTCATCAGCATTCTTGTTGCTCTCGTTCTGCTCATCACCACGGGCATATACTTCTCACAGTCTAAAAAACTCATAACAGAGGACATGAACGCTCAGGCGGATATCATTCTGCGCCTGAAAAAGAACGGAATCGACGATTTCCTCGTCCGTATGCGCTATGTCATGCTTGCGCTGGCGGAGAACACCGCTTTCAAGGACTATTTCTCCGGCAGAACCGACAGGCAGACGATAGAAAAGCTGTTCAGCGGCTATGCATCCCGTATGCCCGATATTCAGGCCATGAGGCTGATTGACCTGAACGGAAATATTCTGGTGTTTTTCCGTGAGGGAGAACTGGTTTCGGCAAAGCCTGACTACAAACCTATAAATGTCGGCGACAAAGAGTTTTTTCATCGAGTCAGCCAAAATCCCACAAGGGAGCCTGCTTTTTCGGACTTCGAGAGGGGACATCTGCCCGATGCTGTTTCTTTCTGCCCTTCAATGATACGCACAATGCTCCCTGTTTATGAAGGCGAAAGGGTTGCTGGCTACCTGATAGTGAATTTCTGGGGCAGAAGACTGGGCGAGACTGCCAGTCAGCTTGATGCGAAAAGGGGGTATTCGTTCATCGCCGAGGTGAACGAGCGTGCGCCGGAGCGTGACGGCATTTTCCTGTTCCACCCCGACCACAAATACGAGTTTGCAAATCAGTTCGGCACGTCATATTTCTTTGATACTGTCTATGGCGCAAAGGATTTCTCAACTCTAAAAAACAACGAACAGGGCATGATACCCATGAAAGAGGGATTCATGTTCTACTCAACCTACTACCCGTACGGTGACAAAAAGCAGGCATGGAAGATATGCACCGTTCTTTATAAAGACTTCTTTTTCCAGTCGCTGACAGCTCTGCGCCATGAGTTTCTGGCGGTGATGCTCTTCTGCATAATTCTCAGCATACTGACTGCGGCGGTTTTCAGTAGATATTTCATGAAGCCGTTCGCCGATATAAAAAAGGCCGTGACCGCCTACAGCAGAGGCGATTTCGACTATCCGCTTGACGGGAAATACACAGGTGAGATAGACGAAA of the Seleniivibrio woodruffii genome contains:
- a CDS encoding NfeD family protein, with the translated sequence MKKLLLSLLLLTVFASAQAKEILVVDVKGIISGYTHNYLKEALQKATDEDAALLVRIDTPGGLLDSTRKIVQMFLETKTPVIVFVAPQGARAGSAGTFITLSANYAAMAEGSNIGAAHPVDISGKDIQGEMAQKIENDTVAFIKSIAEKRGRNAEAAVATVTDSVSYTAKEALENGLIDAVANTNPEVVKLAAAKLGFEAGGITTLKPTPMQKTAFFLSDPNILILLLFIGVAAIFLEFKMPGTFVFAGIGIVALVLFMAGINIIPVNTLALLLILAGLGLLVAEVFIPSFGLLTLAAVACMGFGMYLMFSREGNMGIGVSFWLIFGVIGTIAALVILLGRLLMKDHKKQTVTGSEGMVGKVGTISDWADGHGHIFIHGELWKAKSPISFNKNDSAKVKEVSGMILILEEEKND
- the trmB gene encoding tRNA (guanosine(46)-N7)-methyltransferase TrmB; amino-acid sequence: MTEDRIKIQLNFQNDLFLYSEALYPQIEKIQKFSHGGEYSAYERLTPKDFFDTDRPFNVEIGIGNGEFLSEYAKANPDQNYLGFEVMKRIFNRAITKSRQIKNNNIRLMHFDATFIVSILEDGCVDNFYVNFPDPWPKKKHLKRRLLKTEFIQLMARKLKPGGTLCMATDQIDYALEIAENLKPVEDLKSVYNTVYIDRLDDYLPTKYYRKFVPELGVSFFRLKKTDGK
- the rpmB gene encoding 50S ribosomal protein L28; this translates as MARRCEICGKGPMFGHQISHAHNVSRRVFYPNVHKIRVVVDGEVVRKTVCTKCMKAGKVQKA
- a CDS encoding DUF805 domain-containing protein, encoding MQWYLKAWKNWSDFKGRATRTEYWMFTLFNFAAYAVLGFLDFFAGLSLLDALYSLAVLIPLLAVTVRRLHDTDRSGFWIFILLVPFIGLIVLIVFLAQESRTDNRYGTNPKKTAEY
- a CDS encoding sensor histidine kinase, giving the protein MIKRLALFISILVALVLLITTGIYFSQSKKLITEDMNAQADIILRLKKNGIDDFLVRMRYVMLALAENTAFKDYFSGRTDRQTIEKLFSGYASRMPDIQAMRLIDLNGNILVFFREGELVSAKPDYKPINVGDKEFFHRVSQNPTREPAFSDFERGHLPDAVSFCPSMIRTMLPVYEGERVAGYLIVNFWGRRLGETASQLDAKRGYSFIAEVNERAPERDGIFLFHPDHKYEFANQFGTSYFFDTVYGAKDFSTLKNNEQGMIPMKEGFMFYSTYYPYGDKKQAWKICTVLYKDFFFQSLTALRHEFLAVMLFCIILSILTAAVFSRYFMKPFADIKKAVTAYSRGDFDYPLDGKYTGEIDEIAKSIRSMADSLKVYIENIKNTQMRLELMNRISALGVMAGGIAHELNTPLNSIIILTKLLKQETGESEDLNTIEHEAKRCVDIIENLRKLAPDKEGDGEPQSVRLKEVIEKTLKYINSDAKIETDLADVSVSGYPTLLQQMILNLVQNAQDALGENGVIRITLTKSGSSVLLKIADNGCGIPEDEIDRIFDPFHTTKGPGKGMGLGLSLVHKIVKRHGGRIEVNSRDGGGTEFIILLEPADESSSD